The following proteins are co-located in the Pseudomonas synxantha genome:
- a CDS encoding response regulator transcription factor produces MNSVFIIDDHPVIRLAIRMLLEHEGYKVVGETDNGCDAIQMVRECLPDLVILDISIPKLDGLEVLCRFNAMNTSMKTLVLTAQCPTLFATRCMRSGAEGYVCKEGDLSELLSAIRAVLSGYNYFPSQALNSPGAEGMDAQELELFKTVNDRELMVLQLFAQGRTNKEIAKGMFLSNKTVSTYKKRLMQKLKAKSLVELIEMAKRNALV; encoded by the coding sequence ATGAACTCTGTCTTTATTATCGATGACCACCCGGTTATACGACTCGCCATTCGAATGTTGCTGGAACACGAGGGTTACAAAGTCGTTGGCGAAACAGATAACGGGTGCGATGCCATACAGATGGTGCGTGAATGCCTTCCAGACCTGGTGATTCTCGACATCAGCATTCCCAAGCTTGATGGCCTTGAAGTCCTCTGCCGCTTCAACGCGATGAACACATCGATGAAGACGCTGGTGCTGACGGCCCAGTGCCCTACGCTCTTTGCGACGCGATGCATGCGTTCGGGCGCCGAGGGGTATGTGTGCAAGGAGGGGGACCTGAGCGAGTTGCTCAGCGCCATTCGTGCAGTGCTGTCGGGCTATAACTACTTTCCCAGCCAGGCGCTGAATAGTCCCGGCGCCGAAGGTATGGACGCTCAGGAGCTGGAACTGTTCAAAACAGTCAACGACCGCGAACTGATGGTGCTGCAACTGTTTGCACAAGGCCGTACCAACAAGGAAATAGCCAAGGGTATGTTTCTCAGCAATAAAACTGTCAGTACTTATAAAAAGAGGTTAATGCAGAAACTCAAGGCCAAATCCTTGGTAGAACTCATCGAGATGGCAAAACGAAACGCGCTAGTGTGA